Proteins from one Bos taurus isolate L1 Dominette 01449 registration number 42190680 breed Hereford chromosome 7, ARS-UCD2.0, whole genome shotgun sequence genomic window:
- the OR2O3 gene encoding olfactory receptor 2M3 — protein sequence MDVWNHTSLSDFILLGLFSYSPYDFFLFSLVLLASATALAGNILFLLLIQADRCLHTPMYFFLSQVSIMDLIMMGTVVPKMAANFLSGSKFISRGGCATQVFLVVMVGSAECSLLAVMAYDRYVAVCHPLRYPVLMNWKACCLMAFASWMVGVTDSVIYVGMVFSFPYCGSLQVDHFFCEVPTLLRLSCADTSLFQDLIYACCVVMMLLPLGVVVASYARILMAVINMPSTEGKQKALTTCSSYLTVVGLYYGGGLFNYMQKASARTPAEDRAISTFYTIVAPMLNPLIYSLRNREVMRAFKKVLGHGECRHAHPSEASSLVLLLLQAQTLLWHILLCTHQPLQSGWGEATS from the coding sequence ATGGATGTATGGAACCATACCTCCCTGTCAGATTTCATCCTTTTGGGTCTGTTCAGCTACTCACCATAtgacttcttccttttttcccttgtcCTTCTGGCCTCTGCTACAGCCCTGGCCGGCAAcatcctcttcctcctgctcATACAAGCTGACAGGTGCCTGCACACTCCCATGTACTTTTTTCTTAGTCAGGTCTCCATCATGGACCTCATCATGATGGGCACAGTGGTGCCCAAGATGGCAGCCAACTTCCTCTCGGGAAGTAAGTTCATCTCTCGGGGTGGCTGTGCCACTCAGGTCTTCTTAGTGGTCATGGTAGGAAGTGCTGAGTGCTCCCTCCTGGCAGTCATGGCCTATGACAGGTATGTGGCCGTGTGTCACCCCCTGCGATACCCTGTGCTCATGAACTGGAAGGCCTGCTGCCTGATGGCCTTTGCATCCTGGATGGTTGGAGTGACTGACAGTGTAATTTATGTGGGCATGGTCTTCAGCTTCCCCTACTGTGGCTCTCTCCAGGTGGACCACTTCTTCTGTGAGGTCCCCACCCTGTTGCGGCTCTCCTGTGCAGACACCTCGCTTTTTCAGGACCTCATCTATGCTTGCTGTGTAGTCATGATGCTGCTGCCCCTGGGGGTCGTTGTGGCTTCCTATGCCCGGATCCTCATGGCTGTGATTAACATGCCCTCCACTGAGGGGAAACAGAAGGCTCTGACTACTTGCTCCTCGTACCTGACTGTGGTGGGTCTTTACTACGGGGGTGGCCTATTTAACTACATGCAGAAAGCTTCTGCTAGGACGCCAGCAGAAGACAGAGCCATCTCCACCTTCTACACCATCGTTGCTCCAATGCTCAACCCACTCATTTACAGCCTGAGGAACAGGGAGGTAATGAGGGCCTTTAAGAAGGTCCTGGGACATGGAGAGTGTAGACATGCCCACCCTTCTGAGGCTTCCTCTCTTGTTCTGCTCCTTCTGCAAGCTCAGACTCTCTTGTGGCACATCCTCCTCTGTACTCATCAGCCCCTTCAGTCTGGTTGGGGTGAAGCTACGAGCTGA